In the Gymnogyps californianus isolate 813 chromosome 3, ASM1813914v2, whole genome shotgun sequence genome, one interval contains:
- the PLN gene encoding cardiac phospholamban encodes MEKVQYITRSALRRASTIEVNPQARQRLQELFVNFCLILICLLLICIIVMLL; translated from the coding sequence ATGGAGAAGGTTCAATACATAACCCGCTCTGCTCTGAGGAGAGCCTCAACTATTGAGGTCAACCCACAAGCACGCCAAAGGCTCCAAGAGCTCTTTGTGAATTTCTGCCTGATTTTAATTTGCCTCTTGCTGATCTGTATCATTGTGATGCTCCTCTGA